DNA from Devosia yakushimensis:
GGCTGGAGTCTCGCCCTGGAGAAAGGGCTCGATAAAGGCATGCAGCAATTCGACCTGGTTGATGACGGCCGTGTGGGAGGTGGCGGGAAGCACGGCCAGGCGCGAGGCCGGCAGCGGTTCACCCATGTCGCCCATCACACCGCCGCCGAGCAGGCGGAACAGGGCGACATTGTGCTCAAGCGTCGAGACATCGGCGTCCCCGGCAATGATCAGCATGGGCGCCTTGAGGACCTTGACGTCGGCCTCCCAGGCCATTGGCTCTTTTTCCAGGGCGATCAGTTTTTCGACCAGGGCGCGGAAGCCATCCTTGTTTACGGCCAGCTTCTTGTATTCATCCTCCATCGGGGTGCCCACGAACATTTCGGGCGCCATCTGCGGGATGAAGGCGGTGAAGGCTGGCTGCCAGCCGGAGACGTCGTAGGCTACCGAGGCGGCCACCAATTGGTCGACTTTTTCGGGGTGGCGGATGGCCAGTTGCAGAGCGGCGGCCGAGCCCATGGAATAGCCGAAGACGTCGGCCTTTTCGAGTTCGACGGCATCCATGAAGGCGGCAACGTCATCGGCCAGGTTGGGATAGGTGATCGGCCGGTCGATATCGGTGGTGCGGCCATGGCCCTGGAATTCGAGGGCATAGACGGTGTGGGTCTCGGCCAATTTGGGGATGATCTCGCCCATGCTCGGAATATTCATATAGGCGCCATGCAGGACGACCAGCGGGTCGCCGGAGCCGGAGACCTCATAATACATCTGCATGCCATTGACCTCGATGGTGTCGCCCTTGGGTTCGGACTGGGCGAAGGCGGTGCTGGTCAAGAGGGTCGTGGCGGCGATGATGGCGGCGGTGCGGAACATGAATGTCTCCTCAGATTGGGTGTTCTGAGCAGACAACGATTGGCGCGCGCAGATTTCGACATGGCGCACAAAGATTTTGTTCCGGCGTCAGGCCGGAGCGGTCAATCCGAGCTTACTGGCGTTGGCCAGGCACCGCGCCACGATCAGGCGGTGGAGGGGGTAGACCAGGGCGAGATAGGCGCGGCCGAAAAAATTGTGCGGCCTGACCCAGGTGCTGAGGCTCACGCAATCGGCGGTTTCGTCCTTGAGAATGGAGACGCGGAAATCGAGATGCTTGTCATTCGTGCCCAGGATCACTTCGTCGGCCGTGGCCGAATGGACCGCGAAAATGCCGGAATAGCTGCAGGTGTTGATCTGCTCGCGGGTTGGAGCGGCAATGTCGCGCGCAGTGCCGGTCTTGAGGCCGAAGGGCGCCATCAGCAGGTTGCGCAGTCCGAGCAGCACCCGCACCCAGCCGGGCATGTTGAAGAAGATGGCGATGGTCAGCCCGGCCGCGTCGGGGGCGGGATGGGGCAGGGGGACGCTCTGGCTGTCGAGGAAATCCCCTG
Protein-coding regions in this window:
- a CDS encoding alpha/beta fold hydrolase; translated protein: MFRTAAIIAATTLLTSTAFAQSEPKGDTIEVNGMQMYYEVSGSGDPLVVLHGAYMNIPSMGEIIPKLAETHTVYALEFQGHGRTTDIDRPITYPNLADDVAAFMDAVELEKADVFGYSMGSAAALQLAIRHPEKVDQLVAASVAYDVSGWQPAFTAFIPQMAPEMFVGTPMEDEYKKLAVNKDGFRALVEKLIALEKEPMAWEADVKVLKAPMLIIAGDADVSTLEHNVALFRLLGGGVMGDMGEPLPASRLAVLPATSHTAVINQVELLHAFIEPFLQGETPAGFMQ
- a CDS encoding DUF2867 domain-containing protein — encoded protein: MGKPYRYPPDGALMTYFQAGDFLDSQSVPLPHPAPDAAGLTIAIFFNMPGWVRVLLGLRNLLMAPFGLKTGTARDIAAPTREQINTCSYSGIFAVHSATADEVILGTNDKHLDFRVSILKDETADCVSLSTWVRPHNFFGRAYLALVYPLHRLIVARCLANASKLGLTAPA